AAGCCAATGGGCAATCGGAACGGAAATGAATCTGGTTAATCGTCTAATTCAATCGCATCCGGATAAACATATTATTTCTCTGAATCCAAGTATGTGTCCGTGTCTGACAATGAATCGTATCGACCTTCCCCATTTACTATGGAGTTTAGAAAGTATCGTAAATGAAGAAAATGTAAATCAAATTATCGTAGATAAGAAGATTGCGGAAAATGCGATTATCGCCTTAGAGCGTATGCTGGAAAGAGTATAATGCTTTAGCATCTGAACGCAACTGGTACGGCGATATCAAGGTTTAGCAAAGTACCAAGATTTTTATGAATAGGAACACAAAGATTATAAAGTGAAATCCCATCCCAGTTCAATTTGACTGGGATGGGGATCATGAGAATTTTATCCTTTAATAATATAAACTATCCACATAATTGCACTTACGACATATTCGATGTGTAATCTCTTCTATATAATCATGTGAACAGTTTTCTTGGAGTTCTTTCAGTGTTGTTTCAAGTATTTTGAGTTGATGCTTGCTTTGTTCAATTTTATTCAAAAGTAGTTTCGTCTCTTTCATCGTCAAACCCCCTCCAAAGCGGTATCAAATGTATAGAGTGCCGCCGACCTTTTGGAATTCCTTTGCTTTATCATTCAGGCCTTTTTCGATAGCAAGGTTTTCTTCAAGCAGATTTAGATCTGTATTTTTCCGGATATCATGCGATATTCGCATACTGCAAAATTTCGGACCACACATCGAGCAGAAATGGGCAACTTTTGCTCCTTCAGCTGGCAATGTTTCATCATGGTATTCCAGTGCGCGTTCCGGATCAAGCCCTAAATTGAATTGGTCTCTCCAACGGAATTCGAACCGTGCTTTTGAAAGTGCATCATCTCTTTTTCTGGCATTTGGATGACCTTTAGCTAGGTCAGCTGCGTGTGCGGCTATTTTATAGGCTATTACACCTTCTCGGACATCATTTTTGTTCGGTAGTCCTAAATGTTCTTTCGGTGTTACATAACAAAGCATCGCAGTACCGAACCAGCCAATCATTGCTGCCCCGATTGCGGATGTAATATGATCATATCCTGGTGCGATATCAGTCGTTAAGGGTCCTAAAGTATAAAAGGGTGCTTCTTGACAGACTTCCATCTGTTTATCAACGTTTTCTTTTATCAAGTGCATGGGTACGTGTCCTGGTCCTTCAATGATTACTTGTATATCATGCTTCCATGCAATTTTTGTTAATTCTCCAAGCGTATCTAATTCGGCAAACTGGGCTTCATCATTGGCATCGGCAATCGAACCAGGCCGTAAACCATCCCCTAAAGAAAAGGAAACATCATACTGCTTCATAATTTCGCAGATTTCCTCAAAATGAGTATACAAGAAGCTTTCTTTGTGATGAATCAGGCACCATTGCGCCATGATTGAACCGCCCCTTGAAACAATACCTGTGACACGCTTGACTGTCATTGGAATATAGCGCAATAACACCCCTGCATGGATAGTGAAATAGTCAACACCTTGTTCAGCTTGCTCAATCAATGTATCACGAAAGACTTCCCAAGATAGGTCTTCCACTTTACCATCTACTTTTTCAAGTGCCTGATAAAGCGGGACAGTACCGATTGGAACCGGAGAATTACGGATAATCCATTCACGTGTTGTATGGATATCCTTACCTGTCGACAAGTCCATAATCGTATCTGCACCCCAGCGAGTTGCCCAGGTCATTTTCTCTACTTCGTTCTCGATAGAGGATGTGACCGCGGAGTTTCCGATGTTGGCATTTATTTTTACATGAAAATTTCTACCGATAATCATCGGTTCTGCTTCTGGATGGTTAATATTTGATGGGATAATGGCTCTTCCGCGTGCGACTTCTTCCCGGACAAATTCTGCATCCACACCTTCACGTATTGCGATAAACTCCATTTCAGGGGTAATGATTCCTTTTCTCGCATAGTGCATCTGCGTTACATTTTCACCTTCTTTTGCACGTAGTGGCTTTCTTTTCAGGAAATGAAAGTTATTGTTTTCATTTTCATCCTTCGTTTTATAACCGTTATCTTCCGGCTTTAATTCTCTTCCTTCATATTCTTCTATATCCTTGCGTTCTAGGATCCAGTTTTTCTTTATTGAAGGGAGTCCTTTACGAATATCTACTTTATATTTATCATCCGTATATTTACCACTTGTGTCATAGACTCGTAATGGTTCATTCTCAATCTCGCCTTCATCCGTTATCGTCGATGATAGTTTAATTTCTCTTGCAGGTACAAGAATGTCTGTCCTGCTACCTTGGATGTATACTTTCTTGCTCGCTGGAAAACTTTCATAAATGTGAATCGGCATAGCTTCTTTTTCTTTGTCCATCAAGTCAATCGTCTCCTCTTTTTTAGTTTCTTGGAAGACCGTGACTCAGTCCGAAAGAAGTCATTCCTAATTTCAAAGAATGAATAAATGACACACGATTTTTCACGAAAAAAGACTAGATCCAAGTAAATACGGACCTAGTCTCTCTAAATGAAACATACATATAGATGCATGTCATCAGTAGAATTTAGAAACTTCCCCACGCTGGTATGAGCCAGATCAGGTCCAAAGAGTTAGGAAAACTTAAACGTTTTTTCCCTCTCAGCCCGGACTAACCGGACACCTCTAGTTCAATCTAATTAAATTGTTCAGCCTATCAATTCCAAGTATAGCCAATAATAAAACAATGTCAATAGCTTGAAATATTCATTTGATTAATTTTTTTACTATTCACGACTTAATCTGCAAATATTGAAAAATGGTATATTCAGAGTCATAAAGAATGGTATTCTAATAGTAAAGCGGGTTGGAGGGAAAGTCTTGTCACAACGGTTTTCATATTTTCTAGTACTATTAGGGGCTGTACTTTGGGGAACAACTGGAACGGCTCAAACATTCATGCCGCAAACAATTCATCCATTGGCAGTGGGAGCATCAAGACTCGCAGTGGGTGGTTTCACATTATTAGCCGTTTTACTGATCATGCGCAAAATTGATTTTCGAAACTGGCCATGGCGTCCCACAATCTACGCTGCGATTTCAATGGCTGTCTTCCAGTATTTATTTTTCTCTTCTGTAAGACTAACCGGAATTGCCATCGGAACGGTTGTGACAATTGGAAGCGCACCCGTTTTTTCTGGATTTATTGAATGGTTTCTATTGAAGCGCCGCCCAAACGGGGTATGGATGATTGCGACGCTACTCGCAATTGTTGGGTGCGCACTGCTCTTTATAAACAAAGATGGAATCGTCGTCAACCCAATCGGCGTGACCATGTCGCTCGGCGCGGGACTATTATTTGCGTTTTATGCACTTGTTAATAAAGAAGTCCTTGAAAAAACGGAAGCAATTTCTGCTGTAGCGGTCATTTTTTCGGTTAGCGCACTTATGTTACTGCCATTTCTTTTGCGATTTGAAACAGAGGGTTTATTGACGGGAAGTGGGATTGCGGTAGTTATTTATTTGGGAATCGCAACAACGAGTGTTGCCTATATTCTTTTTTCCACAGGATTAAAACACATTCCTTCCTCATCAGCCGTCACGCTATCACTTGCAGAACCACTCACCGCAGCTTTACTCAGTGTTGTCATTGTTAGAGAAAAATTAGATCTAACATCTTGGATTGGGATTGCTATGCTGCTCGGTGGAATTCTTGTACTGACATTGAGTGGACGAAAATCAAAGAAAAGCCATGTCGCGAATGAATGACATGGCTTCTTTGTTGTTTATGCATCGATAATTGGACTAACCAGAACGGGCTCGGCTTTTCGAATTGACCGTATTAGAATAAGCAGTACAATTTCCATTATAAAGGTAGCGAATATGAGCACGCCACCAACTACGATCCAAAAACCTCCGGATACATTCATTGAAAATGATGCGTTAGCCAATAAAAGTAAATTTGATATCATATATATTATAAAGACTGTGTTTGTTCGGTTAATTAATGTAGTATGATCATAATCTTCCACTATGGTTTTCAGAACCAAGAACAGAAAATAAGCCAGGATTAATTTTAAAAAAAGGAGTACAGCCGTATAGATACTCCAGCCTAAAGAATTTACCTCATCAAGATTGGTAAAGGCAGTTGGAATGGAGACCAAAATCATTCCAACAGCCAAAATTCCTACTTTTTGAGCGTTTGGATAATGTTCCCGAAGACCAAAACAGCCCAGTGCAATTAAAAAATAACCAATAGGATCTGAAAGGATATCAATTCCAATTTCAAAGCGAAGAAATACAAATAGGAATCCCCAAAACACCAAATTCAAGGAACTTCTCATCGCGAACCTCCTTTTATTTTTTCCTGAATAATCCTATCAACATCCTTTTGTTTCAAATCAGGTATGTGATTATTAATAAAGCTATAGGATGTAAATGGTTTGCCACTTTCAGTCGACCCTGTAATTAAGATTGAAGATTCCAAAAAACCGATAAAGTTAGGTGAAATCTGCGAATAAAGTTTGAAACCTTCATCTTTTTCCAGATCGAAAGGAAACTTAAAGTCTTTAATCTCAATGCCATGCAATCCATTCCAGCTACTATCCAAAAGGTCGGGTTGCTCTTGATTAGAAACAGTATTCATGGAATCCATTTTAAGAAAAACATGATCTTTTATAACCTCATCAAATTTGAATCTCATACTGTCAATTGTCAGGTTTTCTCCTGCAGAAAATGCCATTATGCTCAAGTTATCGCTATTAGATCCACTCCATGGTTGGCTGAGCATATTTTCAAATTCATAGGGTTTACGAAGCACAACTTCGCCAATTGGTACAGTTATATCCCGTCCATCGTCGAAGAACAATTTCATCTCGTGAATGATTAATTCATCGTTATCTTTTAATAATTCTTCTAAGTCGTATGAAACTAATTCAATCCGAATTTCACGCAATGAATAATGCGTGAATGTCTGTAAATCAGTCGCGACTTCATTCGCATAGAAGCCGAAGTCATTGAAGAAAAAGTCATCTTGAGCTACATAACCATCGATACCTTCGAAATTCACATGGGAAAGATGGGAATTGTCATTGATATTTGTTAAATAGTAAAGCGTGAGATAACTTATTTCCTCTCCGACCGATAGTTCAATATAATGATCCAAAAATATTGGTTCATCAAGACGTTTGGAATAGGCATAATACGAATTCAAAATCCAACTTAGGCCTATGAAAAACAGTGCAAGCCAAAAAATCCGACCTTTCAAATCGCTCCCCCCCTCATGTGAAAACAATTGCTAAATTCAGTATACTATATGAAAAACACATCTCCCATACTTATTTTTTGTTAATTTATTCACAATCAATGCGCTAGCTACTTGAGTAAACCAATAACCAAAAAAGATAACGCCGAATAATAACTTCTTAAGAAAGTCTTCATAATTTGAATGCCTGAAAGTTAAGATTTACCGAGTAGAATTGGTATCATATAAGAAAGCGAGGTGCGGATGATGGCTAGATTTACAGTACTTGTTGCGGATGACGACCAAGAGATTCGAGACGGCATTGAAATTTACTTGAAAAATGAAGGTTATGACGTATTGAAGGCAGCGGACGGCAAAGAGGCGCTTGAACTTCTAGGGTCAAATGAAGTACATCTACTTGTTCTCGATATTATGATGCCGAATATGGATGGCATAACGGCGACGTTCAAAATTCGAGAAGAAAACAACATCCCGATCATTATGTTGAGTGCTAAGGTAGAAGACTCCGATAAAATTCATGGTTTGTCGGTCGGTGCCGATGATTACGTTACCAAACCTTTTCACCCGATGGAATTAATGGCGCGCGTCAAATCGCAATTACGCCGTTATGTTCAATTTGGGACATACGAAGGTTCACAAAAGAAGATTGTTATCGATGGGCTTGCACTTGATGAAGAGGCCAAAGAAATTACTGTTGATGGGGTAGGGGTAAAACTAACGCCAATCGAATTTAAAATAACCGAATTACTGATGAAAAACGCAGGACGTGTTTTCTCAATTAATGAAATTTACGAACGAGTTTGGAACGAACAGGCATACAATGCTGAAAATATCGTCGCAGTTCATATACGGAAAATCCGCGAAAAGATTGAAGCTGATCCAAAAAATCCGCGTTACGTAAAGGTGGTGTGGGGCATTGGCTACAAAATCGAGAAGTAAAAGCGCACTTTTTTGGTCAATTATTGCCCTGATCATAGCAACCGTTAGCATCGGTTATTGTTTTACGCATTTTTTCGACCTGTATTACGGAGAAACATTCCGGTCCAACCGGATGATTGTCCAACTAACAAGAATGTTTAGCGGAGGCCTGTAAGAATGAAAAATAATAAAATGCAACTTTTTGTCTGGTCTATTCTCGCAGCCCTGCTATTAATAGCCATACCATCAGCATTGCAATTTTCGCCTACCTATATTGGAAAAAACTATTTCGATACAGAAGACTTTCAAAGAGAAATGGACAATTTTTATGGCATGCTGGGTCCAGCGGTTTTGAATCCGCTCGATATTGAAGAGGCGAAAAAGAAAATTCCGGTTACAAATGATGAAATAGAAGAACATCGCAATTATTATGGCTCTCTTTCAGATCAACTGACCAATCTTCATGACCAGTATGAGGAACGAGTTAATGAAGCTAAGTCTTCGGGGAATAAACAACTCGAAGCCGCATTAATCAAAGAACGGGATATTAAGATCGCGGATGTTGAGATGAATTTTGAAAGTGATGAGCATGTTGAAGCCAAAATTCGGGCTGAAAAAGAAATTGTTTTGGAGAAATATATAAATGAACTTAAGGGTACTGAACTGTCACTTTTTCCGATAGCCTATCATCTAACAGACGTGGAAACCGGTGAAACGTTTTCATCTGGTAGTGTGACCGTGAAATCAGTATACAAAAAGGTGTTTAATGAAGAGGAAGGATTATTTAAAGCTAATTCTATCCCTCGTAATGACTACGATGAAGGGGAATATGTATCCAACTTTTTATATGAAGTAGCTGAATTAACGAATGGCAATATGTCTTTATTTAAAAATCCAGTAAGGACATACGAAGGGGAAGTCATAATACCAGATACTGCATTAGCTTCTGGTTATTTAAAAAGCCAAGTAGCAGAATTTAATAAAAGAAAATATGCAACTTATGCAATGTGGCTATTGGGAATCCTATCAGCTGTCGCCTTATTCACCATCGTTAAGTTTAGAAAAGAGTGGGTAACAAATACAAGGCTCAATGCGCGTTATGATAAATTAAAAATAGACATGAAAGCCGCTTTGTTTTTCTTGTCTATCCTAATTACGACCGAAATTATTTACCGGAATGCACAACCTAGCCATTACTTCCAAATCTATTCAGGAAATTTACTTGCGCATATTAGTTGGCTCATCATTCTGGCAATCGCGATTGCGGCCATATCGTTTCAACTTGTCGATTGTGTTGAACGTTGGAAGCATAAAGGCGTGCTGGAACAGGATATTGCAAACAGTTCCATTGTGAAGTTTTTCAGGGCAATACAGGAAATGTTCATGAGCAAAACAATTGGTATTCAAACGTTTATTTTGCTTGTTGGATTTTTTCTTGCTGGAGCTGGATTCGCTGGAGTCTTCGGATTTCTTCTCGGCGGAATGTATGTTGGCCCTTTCTTATTAGTCTTTTACGCAATATGTGTCGTGTTCTTGGGATTACCAGCGCTCTATATTTTCATGAGACGCTCAGCATATCTGAATCGAATTATTATCGCGACAGAAAAGATGGCACAAGGGCGGTTACAAGATGAAATTAAGATAGAAGGAAAATCACCATTAGCGGATCACGCAAGGAACCTGAATAACTTGCGCGAAGGCGTAAAAGTTTCGATGACGGAACAAGCGAAAAGTGAACGATTAAAGACCGAATTAATCACAAATGTGAGTCATGACTTGCGCACGCCGCTAACATCGATTATAACGTATACGGATTTATTGAAATCACCGGAATTAACAGAGGATGAGCGTCAAAAATACGTGGATATCCTTGATAAAAAATCACAGCGATTGAAAACGTTAATCGAAGATTTATTTGAAGTATCAAAAATGGCCAGCGGAAACCTAGAGCTTCATAAACAGCGAGTCGATTTGACGCAGCTGCTTCAACAGGCATTGGCGGAACATGCAGATGATATTTCTACGAACGGTCTTGATTTCCGAGTGAACTTGCCGGAAACTGAGATTGTTGCGAATGTCGATGGCCAAAGATGGTGGCGTGTCCTCGATAATTTAATCGTCAACGCGATCAAATACTCGATGCCGGGCACTCGCGTTTACATTACGCTAAAACAAGCAGGCGACCAGGCGAAGTTTGAACTGAAAAACATATCTCAGTATGAATTAAATGAAAACGGAGACGAACTATTTGAACGCTTTAAACGAGCAGATACTTCACGTCATACAGACGGTTCGGGTCTAGGTCTTGCCATCGCTCAATCCATTGTCGATATGCATGACGGAGAAATGAAGATTGAAGTGGACGGGGATTTATTTAAAGTAACGGTGTTAGTTCCAGTCATTTAATATTAACGCGAATCAAAAACTGTACAACTTGCTAATTTAGCAATGTGGTACAGTTTTTTTGTGTAGCTTTTTCATAGATTGATAGGGAAATTAACAAATATATGTTTATTGTGGTGGATTAGTAGGAATAGAACAATATGGAAGAAACCAAAAATAGATGGGAGGAAATTATATGTCAGACTTCACAGTTCAAGGATTTTTAAGTTGGTTGCCTGATTTATTAATAGGTTTACTGATTTTACTTGTTGGATTCATTATTGCGAAGGTTATCCAAGGAGTGGTTTACAAGCTGCTTCGTAAATTCCGCATGAATGAACGTCTTGGAACGACAGAATCGAAATGGAATATCGAGAAGATTATTAGTAAAGTTGTATTTTGGGGTATCATGCTTCTCGCATTGATTATGTTCCTTAATGTTATGAACATGAGCTTGATAGCAACACCATTCGTTTCAATTTATTCAGGATTTGCGGGTGCCATTCTTGGTATTTTAAAAGCCGCAATCATTTTATTTATTGCTTGGATATTGGCGCTTGTCGTGAAAAAGTTCATCCTTATGGCGGGTAATAAGTTAAATCTTAATAAGTATTTTGTGAAAGCCGGTGTTTCTGCGGAGGAAGCAAATAAATCGAAATGGATTGAAAATGCAGCAAACATCGCATTTTACTTGATACTGCTTTTATTCATGCCAGCTGTTTTACATGCGCTGGGATTAAGCGGTGTGAGTGGTCCTTTTGAAGGATTACTACAAGGATTCTTAAACTTCATACCAAAACTGGTTGGAGCGGCTATTATTTTTGTAGTAGGGTTTATCGTCGCAAAGATTATCCGCGTTATTTTAACAAAATTCTTGGAATCAATTGGAACAGATCGTTTTGCAGACAAATTAAAAATATCTTCGTTTTTAAAAGGAACGAGCCTTTCGAAATTAGTTGGAACGATTGCGTTTATTCTCATCATGATTCCAGTTACGATTTCATCGCTTGAAGCGCTTGACTTGCGCGGTATTTCAGAACCGGCAATTGCGATGTTGCATGACATTGTTGGTATGATACCGAAAATCATAATTGGAATAGTACTTGTGTTAGTTGGCGTACTTCTTGCTAAATGGATTAAAGGTGTCGTTGTTTCACTGCTTGAAAATTTAGGTGTCAATTCATTGTTCGGCAAAATGGGCGTTCGTTCTGTAAAGCCTTCAATGCCGTCACTAGCAGAGATTATAGGAACAATTGTACAAATTGTCGTCATTTTGTTGTTCGTTGTTGAAGCATTACAAGTTGTAAACTTACACTTTATGGTGTCGTTAGCTACAGGTATTTTTGCATATTTGCCAATGGTTCTAGCAGCAGTTGTTATTCTAGCTGTCGGATTCTGGTTAGCGAATCTTGCTGAACGTTTTGTCGGAAGCGTGATGACGAAACCATCCGGGGCACCGCATGTTCTACGATATGTTGCAAAGTATGCAATTCTAGCATTTGCTTTCTTCATGGCACTTAGTCAGCTTGGAATTGCACCAGCAATCATCAATGCAGCGTTTATTCTCATACTCGGCGGAGTTGCGCTCGCATTTGGCCTTGCATTTGGTCTAGGCGGCCGAGAGCATGCTTCTCGTTATCTATCGGAAATGGAAAGTAGTTTACAAGGTGCTGAAGTTTCAAAGACGAAGTGGGAACAAGAGAAAGCCGAAGTGAAAAATGAGGTTGAAGATGTTATAAACAATGCCGAAGTCGATCCGAACAAATCGACTCCAGGACAAGACACATCATATAATGAACCGAAACCGGGCGAAAGATACCCGTATGAAGGGGAAGGAAATGACGATCCAATAGTACCATAAAGGTAATGAAAGAATTGGACTGCTAATTTATTAGTAGTCCAATTTTTTAATAAAAGTAAAATATGTAAACCCCAACTAAAAGAACGCCGACATCCGCAAACATATGAATGATCCACGATGGTAAAATGGTTCCGCTTCTCTCATTTACCATTTGGAAAATGAAACCGCCAACCCATAAACCGAGGACAGCGAGCAGTAGTATTGGTAGATTGAACCACGGTAAAAATATTGCGACATGATAGACTGCAAAAAGTAGGGAAGGAATTATCAACCTGAAAAAATTATTTTTAAAGAAGCTTGGCAATAGTCCGCGAAAAAAGAACTCTTCTAATAGTGAATTCCCGATTAATATATAGAGAGCAACAAAAGGGAATACTGTAGCGGTTACACCTGCACGTTCAATTAAATCTAAAAGTAGCGAATCGATATCTATAGAAGGCATGAGTAAAATAAATGCCGCGATAATTACGAACATGACGGCGAGACCAGAAAGTATTGCGATTCGTAAACTTGTCCTATCTGTCTTTTTTATTGACAGAAAAGTGAGTTTTGTTTTCCTGAACAGAATTAGTGGAATAACAAGAAAGAGGATAACTTTCGCCATCGTTTTCCAAATATATGAAACTTCTATTCCTTGTTCAATCCAAAGTAAAAAAACGATACTAGCCAATGCTAATAAGAGTCCTTTTAACATTACACACCTCCGAAGTCTT
This genomic window from Sporosarcina sp. Marseille-Q4063 contains:
- a CDS encoding mechanosensitive ion channel, translating into MSDFTVQGFLSWLPDLLIGLLILLVGFIIAKVIQGVVYKLLRKFRMNERLGTTESKWNIEKIISKVVFWGIMLLALIMFLNVMNMSLIATPFVSIYSGFAGAILGILKAAIILFIAWILALVVKKFILMAGNKLNLNKYFVKAGVSAEEANKSKWIENAANIAFYLILLLFMPAVLHALGLSGVSGPFEGLLQGFLNFIPKLVGAAIIFVVGFIVAKIIRVILTKFLESIGTDRFADKLKISSFLKGTSLSKLVGTIAFILIMIPVTISSLEALDLRGISEPAIAMLHDIVGMIPKIIIGIVLVLVGVLLAKWIKGVVVSLLENLGVNSLFGKMGVRSVKPSMPSLAEIIGTIVQIVVILLFVVEALQVVNLHFMVSLATGIFAYLPMVLAAVVILAVGFWLANLAERFVGSVMTKPSGAPHVLRYVAKYAILAFAFFMALSQLGIAPAIINAAFILILGGVALAFGLAFGLGGREHASRYLSEMESSLQGAEVSKTKWEQEKAEVKNEVEDVINNAEVDPNKSTPGQDTSYNEPKPGERYPYEGEGNDDPIVP
- a CDS encoding HAMP domain-containing sensor histidine kinase, with translation MKNNKMQLFVWSILAALLLIAIPSALQFSPTYIGKNYFDTEDFQREMDNFYGMLGPAVLNPLDIEEAKKKIPVTNDEIEEHRNYYGSLSDQLTNLHDQYEERVNEAKSSGNKQLEAALIKERDIKIADVEMNFESDEHVEAKIRAEKEIVLEKYINELKGTELSLFPIAYHLTDVETGETFSSGSVTVKSVYKKVFNEEEGLFKANSIPRNDYDEGEYVSNFLYEVAELTNGNMSLFKNPVRTYEGEVIIPDTALASGYLKSQVAEFNKRKYATYAMWLLGILSAVALFTIVKFRKEWVTNTRLNARYDKLKIDMKAALFFLSILITTEIIYRNAQPSHYFQIYSGNLLAHISWLIILAIAIAAISFQLVDCVERWKHKGVLEQDIANSSIVKFFRAIQEMFMSKTIGIQTFILLVGFFLAGAGFAGVFGFLLGGMYVGPFLLVFYAICVVFLGLPALYIFMRRSAYLNRIIIATEKMAQGRLQDEIKIEGKSPLADHARNLNNLREGVKVSMTEQAKSERLKTELITNVSHDLRTPLTSIITYTDLLKSPELTEDERQKYVDILDKKSQRLKTLIEDLFEVSKMASGNLELHKQRVDLTQLLQQALAEHADDISTNGLDFRVNLPETEIVANVDGQRWWRVLDNLIVNAIKYSMPGTRVYITLKQAGDQAKFELKNISQYELNENGDELFERFKRADTSRHTDGSGLGLAIAQSIVDMHDGEMKIEVDGDLFKVTVLVPVI
- a CDS encoding response regulator transcription factor, translated to MARFTVLVADDDQEIRDGIEIYLKNEGYDVLKAADGKEALELLGSNEVHLLVLDIMMPNMDGITATFKIREENNIPIIMLSAKVEDSDKIHGLSVGADDYVTKPFHPMELMARVKSQLRRYVQFGTYEGSQKKIVIDGLALDEEAKEITVDGVGVKLTPIEFKITELLMKNAGRVFSINEIYERVWNEQAYNAENIVAVHIRKIREKIEADPKNPRYVKVVWGIGYKIEK
- a CDS encoding DMT family transporter, which encodes MSQRFSYFLVLLGAVLWGTTGTAQTFMPQTIHPLAVGASRLAVGGFTLLAVLLIMRKIDFRNWPWRPTIYAAISMAVFQYLFFSSVRLTGIAIGTVVTIGSAPVFSGFIEWFLLKRRPNGVWMIATLLAIVGCALLFINKDGIVVNPIGVTMSLGAGLLFAFYALVNKEVLEKTEAISAVAVIFSVSALMLLPFLLRFETEGLLTGSGIAVVIYLGIATTSVAYILFSTGLKHIPSSSAVTLSLAEPLTAALLSVVIVREKLDLTSWIGIAMLLGGILVLTLSGRKSKKSHVANE
- the thiC gene encoding phosphomethylpyrimidine synthase ThiC, which codes for MDKEKEAMPIHIYESFPASKKVYIQGSRTDILVPAREIKLSSTITDEGEIENEPLRVYDTSGKYTDDKYKVDIRKGLPSIKKNWILERKDIEEYEGRELKPEDNGYKTKDENENNNFHFLKRKPLRAKEGENVTQMHYARKGIITPEMEFIAIREGVDAEFVREEVARGRAIIPSNINHPEAEPMIIGRNFHVKINANIGNSAVTSSIENEVEKMTWATRWGADTIMDLSTGKDIHTTREWIIRNSPVPIGTVPLYQALEKVDGKVEDLSWEVFRDTLIEQAEQGVDYFTIHAGVLLRYIPMTVKRVTGIVSRGGSIMAQWCLIHHKESFLYTHFEEICEIMKQYDVSFSLGDGLRPGSIADANDEAQFAELDTLGELTKIAWKHDIQVIIEGPGHVPMHLIKENVDKQMEVCQEAPFYTLGPLTTDIAPGYDHITSAIGAAMIGWFGTAMLCYVTPKEHLGLPNKNDVREGVIAYKIAAHAADLAKGHPNARKRDDALSKARFEFRWRDQFNLGLDPERALEYHDETLPAEGAKVAHFCSMCGPKFCSMRISHDIRKNTDLNLLEENLAIEKGLNDKAKEFQKVGGTLYI
- a CDS encoding CPBP family intramembrane glutamic endopeptidase, with protein sequence MLKGLLLALASIVFLLWIEQGIEVSYIWKTMAKVILFLVIPLILFRKTKLTFLSIKKTDRTSLRIAILSGLAVMFVIIAAFILLMPSIDIDSLLLDLIERAGVTATVFPFVALYILIGNSLLEEFFFRGLLPSFFKNNFFRLIIPSLLFAVYHVAIFLPWFNLPILLLAVLGLWVGGFIFQMVNERSGTILPSWIIHMFADVGVLLVGVYIFYFY